A single window of Modestobacter italicus DNA harbors:
- a CDS encoding DUF881 domain-containing protein: MSRSVRWRRLSLWTVLVPVVALVAGLLFATSSRTALGTDLRAGESSQLPGLIQQRDAAVARQQEELARLQQQVQALTDQAASRNGEVAAAQAEGAQGTTSAGLTALQGPGLSVTLDDAPPEPNGAQPSDVSPDNLVIHQSDVQGVVNALWAAGADGVAIMGQRLIATSAVICVGNTLLLQGRTYSPPFVVTAVGDAAAMRQRLAASYEVQLLKAAVDQWGLTYQVADQREVSLPAYEGPLDLQYADAAPPDEGTEQGGG, encoded by the coding sequence ATGTCGCGGTCGGTCCGCTGGCGACGGCTCTCGCTGTGGACGGTGCTGGTGCCCGTCGTGGCCCTGGTCGCCGGCCTCCTCTTCGCCACCTCCAGCCGGACGGCGCTGGGCACCGATCTGCGGGCGGGGGAGAGCTCGCAGCTCCCCGGCCTCATCCAGCAGCGGGACGCCGCCGTCGCCCGGCAGCAGGAGGAGCTCGCCCGGCTGCAGCAGCAGGTGCAGGCCCTCACCGACCAGGCGGCCTCCCGCAACGGCGAGGTCGCCGCCGCGCAGGCCGAGGGCGCCCAGGGGACGACCTCCGCCGGCCTGACCGCGCTGCAGGGGCCCGGTCTGTCGGTCACGCTGGACGACGCGCCGCCCGAGCCCAACGGCGCCCAGCCCAGCGACGTCAGCCCGGACAACCTGGTCATCCACCAGTCCGACGTCCAGGGCGTGGTGAACGCCCTGTGGGCCGCCGGGGCGGACGGCGTGGCCATCATGGGGCAGCGGCTGATCGCGACCAGCGCGGTCATCTGCGTCGGCAACACCCTCCTGCTGCAGGGCCGCACCTACTCACCGCCCTTCGTCGTCACCGCCGTCGGGGACGCGGCCGCGATGCGGCAGCGGCTGGCGGCCTCCTACGAGGTGCAGCTGCTCAAGGCCGCCGTCGACCAGTGGGGTCTGACCTACCAGGTGGCCGACCAGCGCGAGGTCAGCCTGCCTGCCTACGAGGGCCCGCTGGACCTCCAGTACGCCGACGCGGCGCCTCCCGACGAGGGGACGGAGCAGGGGGGCGGGTGA